GGATGAGATCGATCTAAAGCTGTTAAAAATACTGGCAAATGACTCCAGTTGTACAATCAAGGAACTGGCTACACAGGTTAGCCTGTCGCCTTCACCGGTCGTACAGCGTGTAAAACGTTTGGAAACTAATGGTTATATCAAAAAGTATATCGCGCTATTGGATCCTGAAAAGTTCAATCAGGGATTTATAGTATTATGCAATATCAAACTTAAGCAACATGACCGTAAGATCGGCCATAGCTTTGTAGAAGATATTTTAAAGATCGATGAGGTGGTTGAGTGCTATAACATATC
The Sphingobacterium spiritivorum genome window above contains:
- a CDS encoding Lrp/AsnC family transcriptional regulator, producing MAQLDEIDLKLLKILANDSSCTIKELATQVSLSPSPVVQRVKRLETNGYIKKYIALLDPEKFNQGFIVLCNIKLKQHDRKIGHSFVEDILKIDEVVECYNISGDYDFFLKVFAKDMKHYQDFVFNKLGSVESIGSTHSTFVMAEIKNTNNISI